A stretch of the Aspergillus puulaauensis MK2 DNA, chromosome 6, nearly complete sequence genome encodes the following:
- a CDS encoding TauD/TfdA family dioxygenase (COG:I;~EggNog:ENOG410Q5PX;~InterPro:IPR042098,IPR003819;~PFAM:PF02668;~go_function: GO:0016491 - oxidoreductase activity [Evidence IEA];~go_process: GO:0055114 - oxidation-reduction process [Evidence IEA]) gives MAPFAVSFPPVAQLTAAPEAYYSSGLRARFLLDADRSAVKTDGQATYAKIGYEVDEIAYRNRVQASLAAGNLPTEVPAGWPTQMSGPLVWDRGDFQDEAEYVYYLTDQDKLEVSNALETFKDFGLGGHEVSQATFPLPSLGERLANVRNDVYGGRGFAVVRGLDPDAYTMEDLTVVYLGISSYIGERRGKQDQRGSMLMHVIKRGDQERDVQYSEDKPFHTDTVTDCLCLFTRSLSEKGGRSILASAWTVYNEIAATRPDIIHVLAESNWPFDTFGRNPPYYTRPVLFYHDDKLITSFSRRLLVGHVPFDKRSPGIPGLTEAQAEALDMIHFVARKHEINPRIERGDLRFINNMAVLHRREAFENSAGHARHLVRVWLNNEHMCWKLPRALQLSWARIFEDNEREEHWDLEPPRKDGKILRVAGSCD, from the exons ATGGCTCCATTTGCTGTCAGCTTCCCTCCTGTGGCCCAACTCACAGCAGCCCCCGAAGCGTACTATTCGTCTGGCTTGCGTGCGCGTTTCCTCCTTGATGCGGACCGGTCCGCAGTGAAAACCGATGGCCAAGCAACCTATGCCAAAATAGGGTACGAAGTTGATGAAATAGCCTATAGGAATCGCGTCCAGGCTAGCCTCGCAGCGGGAAACTTGCCAACCGAAGTGCCTGCGGGTTGGCCCACCCAAATGTCTGGCCCCTTAGTTTGGGACAGAGGGGATTTCCAAGACGAAGCTGAATATGTATATTACTTGACCGACCAGGACAAGCTTGAGGTGTCCAATGCCCTGGAGACCTTCAAAG ATTttggccttggtggccaCGAAGTCTCGCAGGCAACGTTTCCCCTTCCCTCGCTCGGCGAAAGACTCGCGAACGTACGTAACGATGTGTATGGGGGCCGTGGGTTTGCGGTTGTGCGTGGGTTAGACCCGGATGCGTACACCATGGAGGATCTCACGGTGGTGTACCTGGGCATATCGAGCTACATCGGCGAGCGACGTGGGAAGCAAGATCAACGCGGTTCAATGCTGA TGCATGTCATCAAGCGCGGTGACCAAGAGCGGGACGTCCAGTATAGCGAGGATAAG CCATTCCACACCGACACCGTCACCGATTGTTTGTGCTTGTTCACTCGAAGCCTGTCCGAAAAAGGTGGTCGAAGCATTCTTGCATCCGCCTGGACTGTGTACAATGAAATTGCAGCAACTCGACCGGATATCATCCATGTTTTGGCAGAGTCTAACTGGCCGTTTGACAC ATTTGGTCGCAACCCTCCGTACTATACGCGTCCAGTGCTTTTCTACCACGACGATAAGCTCATCACGTCTTTCTCACGCCGGTTGCTGGTCGGGCATGTGCCATTCGACAAGCGCAGTCCCGGGATTCCTGGGCTCACCGAGGCGCAGGCCGAGGCCTTAGATATGATCCACTTTGTCGCGCGCAAGCACGAAATAAACCCTCGAATAGAACGTGGCGATCTCCGCTTCATCAATAACATGGCTGTGCTGCACCGCCGTGAGGCCTTCGAGAATAGCGCTGGGCATGCGCGGCACCTCGTCCGAGTCTGGCTGAATAACGAGCACATGTGCTGGAAGCTACCCCGGGCCCTACAGCTCTCGTGGGCGCGTATCTTCGAGGACAATGAGCGAGAGGAGCACTGGGACCTCGAGCCTCCGCGCAAGGATGGCAAGATCTTGAGAGTTGCAGGATCATGTGATTGA
- a CDS encoding uncharacterized protein (COG:S;~EggNog:ENOG410PKAC;~TransMembrane:1 (o492-511i)) yields MITRDIGRHWSDLRPRPSAVSGLHGLASTLDAVRNATEVVGDQMLALQDFGLERNGGMSLSCSQYTGSWNDPLFGAESAFISQHSTPTLNSHNLSPVSLSSGRGDSIAMPLGYGCPTRSSSVCSSWAVSTAGSDSDSSIASDEEQEDTPARMEERSSSVVNAAARGPCSKTWSLPPRTRRKRKVAAEESTKKKHRKSCSTRRRGPFKDDRKRQNTALTRILKGCIRCRMMRIRCEPDNTNLGGDCITCQRAHQSKAPSIRKLPCLRWIITDVSLYREQDMPCQLFSQRWQSMDLIDITEWASSEVKTITLSQIHVDAPYNVQVRQFIPAEGDMLESTWVSGNCVQRHRMPQYALASMESAAEVLKWLTSKYVGQYILGTVGDLDRLIWDTYFFAFRYQAKANHPREKVLIEDCLKFWVGCRKISNPEHIYSYEIIGGTPVNDYNSPFHAMVPMPGIMIAQMECIMYTRILRPLSNKVLSGLKDLIMENKREHWLTIYLTLFILLHSCAMLTRRDWETAREYSLQDGYANLVSIQGMQSGMRTMLAHFHYLNKGVLPFHLTYDEKALRNLALAADLDSDELEFVKKTSELVNDPARMARMAEIRANREYGNDLYWVSQLYDLEWVPGPTA; encoded by the exons ATGATTACCAGGGACATTGGACGACACTGGTCGGACTTGAGACCTCGTCCGTCTGCAGTGTCTGGTTTGCATGGACTAGCCTCGACGCTTGATGCAGTGAGAAATGCAACGGAGGTCGTGGGCGATCAGATGCTTGCATTGCAGGATTTTGGCCTGGAGAGAAACGGAGGGATGTCGCTCTCTTGTTCCCAATACACCGGCTCATGGAATGACCCTCTGTTTGGCGCCGAAAGCGCCTTCATTAGTCAACACAGTACACCGACCTTGAACTCGCACAATCTATCTCCTGTCTCGCTGTCGAGCGGGCGGGGCGACTCCATCGCGATGCCGTTGGGCTATGGCTGTCCGACCAGGTCGTCCAGCGTATGCTCGTCCTGGGCTGTGTCGACTGCCGGATCTGATAGCGATTCGTCGATCGCATCcgatgaagagcaagaagataCACCGGCtaggatggaggagagaagttCGAGTGTCGTAAATGCAGCTGCTCGCGGCCCCTGTAGCAAGACCTGGTCTCTTCCACCG AGAACTCGACGAAAGCGAAAGGTCGCAGCAGAAGagtcgacgaagaagaagcaccgAAAGTCTTGTAGCACCCGCCGCCGTGGTCCGTTTAAAGATGACCGCAAACGCCAAAACACAGCCCTTACAAGGATTCTGAAAGGTTGCATTAGATGTCGAATGATGCGAATAAGG TGTGAACCAGATAACACAAATCTTGGCGGTGACTGTATCACTTGCCAACGAGCACATCAATCAAAGGCTCCTAGTATTCGGAAACTTCCTTGCCTCCGATGGATCATCACCGACGTATCATTGTATCGAGAACAGGACATGCCTTGCCAACTTTTCAGTCAACGGTGGCAGAGTATGGACCTCATCGACATCACGGAGTGGGCATCATCCGAGGTTAAGACAATAACGCTATCGCAAATCCACGTCGATGCCCCATATAATGTGCAAGTGAGGCAGTTCATCCCAGCTGAGGGTGATATGTTGGAATCAACATGGGTGTCGGGAAATTGTGTTCAACGGCATAGGATGCCACAGTATGCGCTGGCTAGTATGGAGAGTGCCGCGGAAGTGCTGAAGTGGTTGACCTCCAAGTACGTGGGCCAGTACATCCTGGGGACGGTCGGGGATCTAGACCGATTGATCTGGGACACCTACTTCTTTGCCTTTCGTTATCAGGCAAAAGCAAAC CATCCACGGGAAAAAGTCCTGATTGAGGATTGCCTGAAGTTCTGGGTCGGTTGCCGTAAAATCAGCAACCCAGAACACATATACTCTTATGAAATAATTGGGGGCACGCCAGTGAATGACTACAATAGCCCTTTCCATGCAATGGTACCAATGCCCGGTATCATGATAGCTCAAATGGAATGCATCATGTATACAAGGATTCTCCGCCCTCTCAGCAACAAAGTGCTGTCGGGCTTGAAGGACCTAATCATGGAGAACAAACGTGAGCATTGGCTGACCATTTATTTGACTCTGTTCATCTTGCTCCACAGCTGTGCGATGTTGACAAGGCGGGATTGGGAGACAGCTCGCGAATACTCCCTGCAG GATGGCTATGCCAACCTCGTCAGCATACAAGGGATGCAGTCGGGTATGCGAACGATGTTGGCTCACTTCCACTACCTGAACAAGGGCGTTCTGCCATTTCACCTAACATATGACGAGAAAGCTTTACGAAACTTGGCACTCGCTGCTGATTTGGACAGCGATGAGCTCGAATTTGTCAAAAAGACCTCCGAGCTCGTCAACGACCCTGCTCGAA TGGCGCGCATGGCCGAAATTCGAGCAAATAGGGAATATGGCAACGATCTGTACTGGGTTTCACAATTGTATGATCTCGAATGGGTGCCGGGGCCAACTGCTTAG
- a CDS encoding uncharacterized protein (COG:S;~EggNog:ENOG410PHZM;~TransMembrane:7 (o27-50i57-75o87-111i123-148o168-186i207-227o247-264i)) — protein MVTGNSSAPGNGITGGLEDDASLGIQITIATLAGITWYNAIELIALVFVTFSDYQGLYFWSLLVSSSVGLIPYSLGFLLKFFQLTSATWLSVTFITVGWYCMVTGQAIVLYSRLHLVLPNPRVLRRVLAMILINAVILHFPTTVFTYGSNLAGDKDTYQTGYNVMEKIQMTGFCIQEFVLSALYIWETIRMLRLDPDRSKRKIMYQLVTINMMIILMDIGLLVVEYMDYYIMETMIKGVVYSVKLKLEFAVLGKLVFLVSSHIWKQESVTGAPAELPDFVDATRVTSDLTHATPRARQRSHPFMDDDDVDIAMFEHSGPPRESGTGNSDISHALSGETQTNNPPCSERDFTESPSRLPPLHIKESTYPG, from the coding sequence ATGGTTACGGGGAACAGCAGTGCGCCGGGAAATGGTATCACTGGAGGCTTGGAGGATGATGCCAGCCTAGGCATCCAGATTACCATCGCGACGCTCGCCGGGATTACTTGGTACAACGCTATAGAGCTCATCGCCCTTGTGTTTGTGACTTTCAGTGACTATCAGGGTCTATATTTCTGGAGTTTACTGGTGTCGTCGTCCGTGGGACTCATACCATATTCGCTCGGGTTCCTGCTCAAGTTCTTCCAACTGACATCGGCAACATGGCTATCCGTCACCTTCATTACTGTCGGCTGGTATTGCATGGTCACCGGCCAGGCCATCGTCCTGTACTCACGACTACATCTCGTCCTTCCTAACCCGCGCGTTCTTCGCCGGGTGCTGGCCATGATcctcatcaacgccgtcattCTTCACTTCCCAACTACTGTCTTCACCTACGGCTCCAATTTGGCAGGCGACAAGGATACCTATCAAACGGGTTACAATGTTATGGAGAAAATCCAGATGACCGGATTCTGCATCCAAGAATTCGTCCTCTCCGCCCTGTACATCTGGGAAACGATTCGCATGCTTCGTCTTGACCCGGATAGAAGTAAGCGCAAGATCATGTATCAGCTCGTTACAATCAACATGATGATTATCCTCATGGACATCGGCCTTCTCGTCGTTGAATACATGGATTACTACATCATGGAAACAATGATCAAGGGTGTCGTCTACAGCGTCAAACTGAAACTTGAGTTTGCTGTTCTCGGAAAACTTGTTTTCCTCGTCAGCAGTCATATATGGAAACAAGAGTCTGTCACCGGCGCACCTGCGGAGCTGCCAGACTTTGTTGATGCCACGCGAGTCACCTCAGACCTCACCCACGCAACCCCGAGAGCACGACAACGCTCCCATCCTTTcatggacgatgatgacgtcGACATCGCTATGTTTGAACACTCGGGTCCTCCACGTGAATCAGGAACAGGCAACTCGGATATCTCACATGCTCTAAGCGGCGAAACACAGACGAATAACCCTCCATGCTCAGAACGAGACTTTACCGAATCACCCTCGCGACTACCACCCTTACACATCAAGGAATCAACATACCCCGGCTGA
- a CDS encoding M28 family metallopeptidase (COG:O;~EggNog:ENOG410PIZ5;~InterPro:IPR007484;~MEROPS:MER0001911;~PFAM:PF04389;~TransMembrane:9 (i12-36o379-401i434-453o465-485i497-517o523-544i646-673o685-703i715-734o)), protein MDLPKPPRANPLAFTPWPVTLITAAVYLAFVIPLLVVHHVVPSAPSPTPSGLNLTDAWSDLQVLTFGYRPYNSRQNDKIHEWLLQRIDEILDTANADEKRPDTFVFDDTRSNLTFARDDLAVYFEGTNILVYIRGEEDDTEQWWELPEGRPKSKGGVLVNAHYDSVSTGYGATDDGIGVVTCLQLIKYFTTPEHKPRRGLVVLLNNGEEDFLNGARVYSQHPLSRFPHTFLNLEGAGAGGRAVLFRSSDAEVAASYMRSQHPFGSVLGSDGFQTGLIRSQTDYVVFEGDLGLRGLDVAFLEPRARYHTDQDDTRHTSRDSLWHMLSTAVATTEGLVSDSSDRFEGPPRTDGKIASGTGSQAVWFDLYGSAFVLFRLHTLFALSVTLLVVAPLVLLLTSIILTKVDRMYLFRTKVRPEGSQEVLSLYGDRGFMRYPFLLGIPTAVAVTLAYLLTKVNPYIIHSSQYAVWSMMISAWTFFAWFVSRVADFARPSAFHRVYTLTWTFVLMWFLQVIATVYQDRWGLAGSYFIFFGFSGTFLATWISYLELFSLPRKSDYANQLRPVSRRASSYGSRLGGPSDDDEGDEDGNDEEPTESTSLLGSRQRTTFANYVRVTPDNADQTDSEDHTRDINVYGLEQRWSASLPKWLWVLQFLLSAPIVLILVGSLSLLLTSALNQTGQDGSSTLFIYLAIAVFTTLLLNPVLPFIHRYTYHIPVFLLAVFAGTLIYNLVAFPFSDSNRLKLFFLQEVDLDTGVNTTSLTGVQPFVYDVAVGLPSAAGQNVTCETLGDRTKCSWAGIPPQVVPEDKRLEDWLSFEISKPTDKPRHAQFNISGQNTRACKILFDTPIKGFHVANSAYDPRFPNTSPKGIKEIRLWSRTWEDTWTVDVEWYSPESADPSVTLGPLTGKVVCLWSDYNQRGAIPALDEVRQYGPGWVGVSKVADGLVEGRKAFEIS, encoded by the coding sequence ATGGATCTCCCCAAACCGCCGAGGGCGAATCCACTGGCTTTTACGCCTTGGCCGGTCACACTAATCACCGCGGCCGTGTATTTGGCCTTCGTCATCCCTTTGCTAGTCGTCCACCATGTCGTACCATCCGCCCCCAGTCCGACCCCCAGTGGCCTGAACCTCACCGATGCGTGGAGCGATCTCCAAGTCCTGACGTTTGGATACCGCCCGTATAACTCGCGCCAAAACGACAAGATCCACGAGTGGCTGCTACAGCGTATCGACGAAATCCTCGACACCGCCAACGCCGACGAGAAGAGACCGGACACTTTCGTCTTCGACGACACGCGCTCGAACCTGACGTTTGCCCGTGACGATCTCGCAGTCTATTTCGAAGGCACCAACATACTTGTGTATATCcgtggcgaggaagatgacacAGAGCAATGGTGGGAGCTCCCCGAGGGACGCCCCAAATCTAAGGGTGGTGTGCTGGTGAACGCGCACTACGATAGCGTCTCGACGGGATATGGTGCGACAGATGACGGAATTGGAGTGGTCACTTGCCTGCAACTCATTAAATATTTCACAACGCCGGAACATAAGCCGaggagggggttggtggtgctgcTTAAcaacggcgaggaggactttCTGAACGGGGCGCGCGTATATAGCCAGCATCCGCTGTCGAGATTCCCGCACACATTTTTGAATTTGGAGGGTGCGGGCGCTGGCGGCCGCGCTGTGCTCTTTCGCAGCTCTGATGCTGAGGTTGCTGCCTCTTATATGCGATCACAGCACCCTTTTGGGTCTGTGCTAGGCTCCGATGGGTTCCAGACAGGACTGATCCGGAGTCAGACGGACTATGTGGTATTTGAGGGTGACTTGGGACTTCGTGGTCTCGATGTCGCATTTTTGGAGCCGAGAGCTAGGTATCACACGGATCAGGATGATACTAGGCACACCAGCAGGGATTCCTTGTGGCACATGTTGTCAACGGCAGTCGCGACAACAGAAGGCTTGGTGTCTGACTCGAGCGATCGATTTGAGGGCCCGCCTAGGACTGACGGCAAGATCGCAAGTGGTACTGGGTCTCAGGCTGTATGGTTCGATCTGTACGGGAGCGCGTTTGTGCTCTTCCGCCTACATACTCTGTTTGCGCTATCGGTCACTCTCCTAGTGGTGGCCCCGTTGGTTTTGCTTTTGACGAGTATCATTCTCACAAAGGTCGATAGAATGTATCTTTTCAGAACGAAGGTACGCCCAGAGGGTAGCCAAGAGGTGCTCTCTCTATACGGTGACCGGGGATTCATGAGATACCCTTTCTTGCTTGGAATTCCAAccgctgttgctgtgacCCTGGCGTACTTGCTCACCAAGGTCAACCCATACATTATTCACAGCAGCCAATACGCAGTGTGGAGTATGATGATATCCGCCTGGACCTTTTTCGCCTGGTTTGTATCCCGTGTCGCCGACTTTGCTCGGCCATCTGCGTTCCACCGCGTCTATACCCTCACCTGGACTTTTGTCCTTATGTGGTTTCTGCAAGTCATTGCTACTGTTTACCAAGACCGCTGGGGACTGGCGGGAAGTTATTTTATCTTCTTTGGATTTTCAGGAACGTTCCTGGCTACTTGGATCTCGTATCTTGAGCTCTTTTCCCTGCCCCGGAAATCGGACTATGCAAACCAACTACGGCCGGTGTCAAGACGAGCCAGCAGCTATGGTAGCCGGCTTGGAGGACCgtccgacgatgatgagggagatgaagacggGAACGATGAAGAGCCGACAGAGTCGACCTCACTGCTTGGTAGCCGGCAGCGAACTACATTCGCGAATTACGTTCGCGTGACTCCAGACAATGCAGACCAAACAGATAGCGAGGATCATACGCGTGACATCAATGTGTACGGCCTCGAGCAGCGATGGAGCGCATCCTTGCCAAAATGGCTATGGGTGTTGCAATTCCTTCTCTCCGCTCCGATTGTCCTCATCTTGGTTGGATCTCTGTCCTTACTGCTGACCAGTGCACTCAATCAGACTGGACAGGATGGAAGCTCTACGCTATTCATCTACCTTGCTATTGCCGTATTCACAACACTTCTCCTCAACCCTGTTTTACCGTTCATTCATCGGTACACCTACCATATTCCGGTTTTCCTGCTGGCTGTCTTCGCCGGGACCCTGATCTACAACCTCGTTGCCTTCCCATTCTCAGACTCTAATCGGCTGAAGCTATTCTTCCTCCAAGAAGTAGATCTTGATACTGGCGTGAATACTACGTCATTGACGGGTGTTCAGCCGTTCGTCTATGATGTTGCCGTTGGTTTACCGAGTGCAGCGGGACAAAACGTCACTTGTGAAACCCTTGGCGATAGAACGAAGTGTTCCTGGGCAGGGATTCCTCCACAGGTCGTCCCAGAGGACAAGCGTCTGGAAGACTGGCTTTCCTTCGAAATCTCCAAACCCACCGATAAGCCTCGCCACGCCCAGTTCAATATTTCTGGCCAGAACACCCGCGCTTGCAAGATTCTCTTTGACACCCCAATCAAGGGCTTCCATGTTGCCAACTCCGCATACGACCCACGGTTCCCCAACACTTCCCCGAAGGGAATTAAAGAAATCCGGCTCTGGAGTCGTACATGGGAAGATACATGGACGGTAGACGTTGAATGGTACAGCCCCGAAAGTGCAGACCCCAGTGTCACCCTAGGTCCCCTGACCGGAAAAGTCGTTTGCCTCTGGAGCGACTATAATCAGCGGGGCGCCATTCCCGCACTGGATGAGGTACGACAGTACGGCCCCGGCTGGGTGGGTGTAAGTAAAGTAGCCGATGGGCTTGTGGAGGGCCGCAAGGCGTTTGAGATTAGCTAG